The DNA sequence GGACGTCGTAAGCTAATCAGGAACGAAGACTTAATTAACACCTTCCACGTGCGCTGCCTtcggagtaggtaggtatggtatACTAAACATAACATGGAAAGACAGGGTTACTGGTTACCAACGAAAGTGCGCTGGAGTTTGCTAAGCTTCCTAGTATCACCGCGCTTATAATCTGAGACCGCGCTACTCAAACAGAGACGTTTGCGGCGGCTAGGGCATGTTTAACGAATGGACAGTGCTATTAGGCAAGTGCAACGAAAGACGTCATTACTCCGCTTTACAGACTGCGTAAAGCGTAATATGATTGCGTTTAACAATAAAGCACTGCAACTCATGGAAAGACCTAGCAACACACCGCGTTGAGTGGAAGAACACCTTTTAAGAGGTCGCGTAACCAATGTTAGGTCCTGGTTTCAAGACTTGGCCCGAAAACGAGCAATAAGACATATATGTGCGATGAGGGTCGCCTTAATGCGAACCAGGTATGTTGCGGATGCAAATTTTttatgacatccgcggatgcggatatttaaagcctcacatccgcggatgcggatgcggatgtcaagatttggtactcaaaaaacgtcaaatgttacatatttagtattttttatttaaaaaaaaacgaaccgtttagtatttgaacaagaatataggtgacgttccacggcaaaaggtaccttatggcggctggcgcttacgtcgcatggcgccgcaataatattggagcggcgttaataatagcgtaagcgccaaccgccataaggtacctttacctgtgggacgtcacataggtgtgttttatttaataaacaataacttggccggtttttcgggatctagacgatttcgttatatataatgacgaaattacctaaaggccccagtacacagtgaaggatgggccatgccacaccctggccattgtgtacagggggctatgctatggtatgcaatggcggacgactgccgtcagttgtatcagccgtggtgagcaatcggggagttgtcggttttttggcacacttcaaaggaatcgtggcgtaccgtggcctgtggtgttcacacagtcgccattgtttgtttagtttcttgaatttttgaccgcTTGATTCAATGTTAATGTCAtgcccgagggccccgcggtcttcttgttgttgttttgttgttggacttgttgtttgtgctgttgttgttgttggtgctgttgttggtgctgttgttggtgttgttgtttgtgctgtagttttgttttccaaagcgaaaaagaaatgaagttgtacttttgcttgaaagaaaaggtccgcatgcgagcacttcattcccgcagctcggccttcggcctcgcgtgcttgggaaatcgtaagggacgctccgggccttcggccctacgcggagctcggccttcggccttcgctgggtttcgaagctcagcgtcgggccttcggcccgccgcttcgcttattaaaacacttggggggttggttttgctttggggcgtaagcgggaagttggagcttaaacacgacccaataggaaaagtgtcttagacaagcgaaacggcgggccgaaggccgaaggcaaacacaaagcaatagtacaagagtctaactaaatgcgaaggtcgaaggctgcgctctacgtaaggccgaaggcaagaagtgtccaggatctcagtgctttaacacagaacaatattacaagtgtctaaatgcgaaggccgaaggccgagctccgcgtagggccgaaggcccgaagcgtccagtctgtcagttctgtgtttaaccactgacatcctggacgcttcggccttcgcatttagacacttgtaatattgttctgtgttatatagcatttaaatcctggacgcttcgggccttcggccctacgcggagctcggccttcggccttcgcatttagacacttgtactatttttctgtgctaaagcactgatgtcctgcacgcttcgggccttcggtcctacgcggagcccggccttcgcatttagacacttgtactattgttttatgttaaagcacttaaatcctggacgcttcgggccttcggccctacgcggagctcggccttcggccttcgcatttagacacttgtactattgttctgtgttaaagcactaacattctggacgcttcgggccttcggccctacgcggagctcggccttcggccttcgcatttagacacttttactatttttctgtgctaaagcactgacatcttggacgcttcgggccttcggccttcgcatttagacacttgtactattgttctgtgttaaagccctaacattctggacgcttcgggccttcggccctacgcggagctcggccttcggccttcgcatttagacacttttactatttttctgtgctaaagcactgacatcttggacgcttcgggccttcggccctacgcggagctcggccttcggccttcgcatttagacacttgtactattgttctgtgttatagcacttaaatcctggacgcttcgggccttcggctctacgcggagctcggccttcggccttcgcatttagacacttgtactattgttttgtgttatagtacttaaatcctaaacgcttcgggccttcggccctacgcggagctcggccttcggccttcgcatttagacacttgtactattgttctgtgttaaagcactaacattctggacgcttcgggccttcggccctacgcggagctcggccttcggccttcgcatttagacacttgtaatattgttatgtgtttaagcactgacatcttagacgcttcgggccttcggccctacgcggagctcggccttcggccttcgcatttagacacttgtactattgttctgtgttatagtacttaaatcctggacgcttcgggacttcggccctacgcggagctcggccttcggccttcgcataggcggtccacaccacgtttcacgtcagccatagcggctgtgtccctgatacagcctctctcatttttttaaAGCCCTCTAAGACCTCCATGGACTCATTTACTTATGACTTTTTTCAGTTAGCATTATTAAGTTAAGTTCAAGCTGCGAAGaaaccatattttcaataaagaaattattattctttataaatgtggtcggactgcaaaaactgcccggctaaggtgaggccgactaaGCCAtaagtcaacaggcttattaagctattataatccgtttgtttcattctatttttcgatgaggtaaattgtagctcttacgtggtaccacaaaattggtcggacacattaacctgccaacacaggatttggccgaccactttttgtttTACTGTCctaaaaggcagctatcgtactatacaagtctgcagcggatttgatagcccacgcagtgcaccgcttgcactgcgtgggctatcaaatccgctgcagactttttttggtccgactctatgaaTTTTACACGCTTTGGAATGAAAATTGTCGAGTTacgaatttttttcaaaaaaatgtatggtgcagaaacaagaaatcattattaagtacctactcaagaaccacaaaacaaaccgtaatattctcgcagatggttatactacgaattatttgtgattttttggcatattacatatatccgtcacgggtgcagctttttaaaaaaaaacattaattgtttctatggaaaaagcacgaaaaccaaagtcaactgttgtgagatattttgattttttgtaccggctaaatacattttgtttgaaaaaaaatcataactagtaTTTTCGACTCAAATCGTCTGAAACTTACAACTTAGCATAAACATACTGGGCAAGACCCATTTcagtcaaaaaaaatcttaatatatattatgttgactttggtttttgtgcttttcccatagaaacaattaatgattttaaaaaaagccgcacccgtgacggatataataatatgtagtatgccaaaaaatcacaaataattcgtagtataaccacctgcgaagatattacggtttgttttgtttcttgactaagtaataatgattttttgttcctgctccatacatttttttgaagtgaaaacttctttagcggcgctgagcactttttgaggtggggaaaaaatgataaactcgatacagcgtaacACATAACGCgtaacgacgacgacgacggctgacgtcatgtgtcacgcacaatgttattcaccaaagaactttagtcataaccaggtcataacgtatcataatcaggtgaattatttaaaactggaacttttatattatttaagcaataaagctcaatgttctaatcttgtacgggctgaaatacgagaatctcagttacattctaactttaggtattcaaatataattcaataaagctgcatcttgataaaatcgctaataaaagtgaaaactcagaatatcatgaccaaatatatttagatgcgaggtctgcaaggtaactttacaatttctattcgaattttaaacaattaacgctacaaatttaagctcactagccagcaatttcggaactaaagtttttcaatagtaaggaggatgggtcaattatacataggtagtgctgcagacattttggactagtcattgagttttcacttctgtcggcactccagggggccgatttttgaaattcgaccgttCGATCGttcggaaatcggtggaaaacggcgaaatgctaatttttgaaatactagcgatagaaattgggaatcgagtggtattgaccactcgttttcaattctattagtagaatttaaatgcctagtagtagagatattattgaacgaaatttaatacacgaaatcgagtagtcgaatttaaaaaatcggcccccaggagtgcaccccgattttttttttaattcgtaactcattccacaactttcatacctaatcgtctaaaattcataggttactataacaatgcctagcaaaaccgatttcaatcaagaaaacataaaaataacttcGGTTTCTATGTCAATGACAGCCTAATTTCAGCCCACAGTGTGGCGTCagtcctcacaaattggtattcaaccgtccgcacctcattttatcggtaatatcggtcaatatcggcggttgaattcggcgaaccAAGTTGGTGtttgcatccgcacctcctgattcgattgggcaatttaatcagattggcgaaaaatttactagtcaGGATCTGGTCAGGATACGCCTTTAGCCCCCATTCCCacgggcgcttttacaacgcgcgttaaaaaagcgtttgaatgacaccaatagatacatgtgtatttattcacacgacagcggtggcgctaaataatgaccgtagttatgcagaaaacgaccaactcaatttttttatcaatgcagaaagagACCAAAGCTACTGAGTTAGGGTCAGTTAgtgtgtaagtcactttgacaaatataaaaagttggtcgctttctacagaactacggtcttTTATCACGCGTTGTTAGATTTTCGACTTACCTAAGCCTTggtcattaaatcgaatttagagtgcggacagattcaagcgctttttaacgcgcgttgaaaaagctctcgtgcgaatgggggcttagagtCCGTCGTTGCGACCGGCTGTAACGACCGATTTGTAAAAATGCAtcgttaagcccgctccacactcgtgcgcgaatcgcggcgcgaagccgagtctggagtcgatttcgcatatcagcgaactagactccacactcgcgttcgcggcttcgcccgcgattcacgcgcatagtctggagggcgctttacaTTAGGTCCGTGTTCTATGTATAAGCCCCTTTAGCAATCACCGCTACCTGATTGGCTACTAGgctaatcaaattcaaatttttcagttatgacatttataatgggaccaacttcgtaatcacttaagcttttttggccgtttcatacattttgatcgagtggatgtcgacgttttctatgggaaggccaatattttttttgggatttcggggttggtccgatagaaaaagttgttcagtatgacccagTATGACGGGCGTAAGCCATAATGCTATGTTGGGGGCTGCAATAGTGTCCTGGCTGCTCCTTCGTCGGATGCTATCGCAGCTTGTACGAAAGGCTTTAGTATATAGAATAAGTtagttgtaagaatgtataaatttgtagttttttatggagcgacatgttcacctcagtgacaagctctaaaaataaatagaaaaaaaaagtatgacggGCGGCTATACTAATCTGTAGACACATATTATTAATCTGTGAGCTAGTTCAGCTAATATTTCACGTGCATCTGTTATTTGTGCACGCtttttggaaataattatatctctgGCGTCAACAATCGGAATCTTTTTTTTGAGTTGAGGGATTGCGATGTTGAGGCTTGATTTTTGATCTGAAAGAAATTCAATCAAGATTAATTTTATCATGAGCAATCcaagctatagtccgttttttttagcattagaaagaacttcgcagaagtaagcttctggttccaaatccggcactttcagcggtaataatttgaagtaaattatatgtattgaccatgctacattagataattcaataattattaacaattaaagagcccgataaagactgcacgcttgcttctgtggagttctttctaatgctaaaaaaaacgaactatattcaatagcaatacacaacagtataagcaagttaccttttattttaattccgtcgtattttttttttttttcttttatggcATCGCGCTCCTGGCGCATTCAGCCAAACGAGTAAAACGGGGAAACGGAATTAAAGTCCGTCGTATTTGTATGATATCCTTTAAACTCTTGTCAATTAAAGgcatatccagattagtcaatttttcgccaatctgattcaattgcccgatcgaatcaggaggtgcggacgcaaataccaatttggctcaccgaattcaaccaccgataatgaccgataatgaccgatattaccgataaaatgaggtgcggacgcaagaataccaatttgtgaggttagtattttcgttctggggcatttattcaatttcatcatcatcatcgtcatctcagccataagacgtccactgctgaacataggcctcccccttttttggggggtgaatgccataatcgccacgcttggcaggcgggttggcgatcgcagtcgagtacaccgaatttgagggacggacggacatacccgtttattcaattaagagggctctaatatcaccataaatctaaaattggagattgacgccaatttcattactgatcaaatcgaccgattcgaTCAGTCccgaaggaataaggaagtcttcgttaaataatacaaaaagagagTGTGTAACTCAGAAACTTAGGTCAGATCCAACGGTCTACTTCTgttaaaaactattaataagaattctctgtaaaggcttcgtcacacaggcgcgttttccgggcggcgcgtgagcggggcgcgccgcgtaACTAAAGCCcctcattcacactcctaccttgtcgtccgcctcgcaggactacggTGTAAGATATAGCTCACACACCATCCTACTTTGTAGTCCGCCTCACAGGACTACGGAGCAAGAAATAGCTTACACACGGTActaaagggcctaccgcgaaccacgttggacgtgCTAGGCAGCACCCctgccctgtcacacttacgtacgaatttacacgcgcgacggaggggcaacacgtcgaacgtggttcgcggtaggccctctgttttgcCGTCCATCACCAGTACTATGGCATCCTACTTgagtttgtaggacggctcgtagtccgcaacccccatacacgatcctacccaacgaggcggattaCGAGGCGAACTACAAGGTagagtgtgaatggggggcttaacagactatcgcaccgcaccgtgaccttggagtgtcgcacccataagtgagagcgagaaacgtatatctcttttctttgttagtagaaaaaggcggcaaattggaaaaatgtaggcgcgaagggatatcgtcccatagaaaattttaatttcacgcctttttttactgacaagatttgcttgaccacctatagctactttacatataaaacgctcacgccccgctcgcgcgccacccgtaaaacgcgcctgtgtgacgaagatttaattatagttcgtcaaacatatgtatctctggtcaaaccaatttgacagtcagtaagcccccattcgcacgacagctttttcaacgcgcgttaaaaaagcgcttgaatctggtcgcactctaaattcgacttaacgaccaaagcttaaagtctaaaatccaacaacactgaataaaagcgtcaccgttgtcgtgtgaatacataaatggttatccatttgtgtcattcaaacgctttttttaacgcgcgttgaaaaagctgtcgtgcgaacggggcctaagaaccaggaaaactatactcatttaaagtagctaacacactatcgcaccgcaccgcgaccctgGTGCGTCGCACTCATGaatgagagcgagaaacagatatctttTTCTCGCCCTCACTTACCGGTGCGAAGGGTCGCGGTGCGTGCAAATTGCAGGCACCTTTCTCTGTcattctattctaattatagctggttttgcaaatcttatcaataaaaaaaggcgcgaaattcaaattttctatgggaagagatccctacgcgcctaaatttttcaaatttgccgcctttttctactgaccagatctgcttgaccaagtatacatttCATGGATCGAACAATTGTTTCCGTCTggaaagccccctccacactcgtgcgcgaattgcggcgcgaagccgcgaacgcaagtgtggcgtcgatgttcgcagacagcgaaatcgactccacactcgcgttcgcggcttcgcccgcgattcacgcgcatagtctggagcgggctgaagaaaaatatatctctttctcgctcttacttatgggcgcgacgcaccaagatcgcggtgcggtgcgataataTGTTAGCTACTTAACCTTACCATTATCTGCTTATTTTTTGCGCATGGCAACATTACTGAATCGTAAACTTAAAAATCGTCGCCCCATCCCTAGAATATCACTCTATGTGTCAAATATTTATAGTCTGTGGTGTGGAGCGAAAAGTGGACGccaattattgggctgtacattcttgggttgagcaATCCCGGGTCGAACATTATCGGTACGGGCCAATAATATGCGACCAATATTCGGCGTCCACTAAATGGATTCGTATTATTGGGTCGTGTATTATTGGGTTGAGCGTTATCAGGGTGTACAAGCTCGGTCCGTGCCAATAATACGAAGCCACTCTTTGAACAGGGCAGTAGTGTACAACCCAATAATACGCATCCAAAAAAGtggacgcctattattgggctgtacattattTGGTCGTGTATTAACCGGACTCGTCATCTTTTCGTATCCGTTTatcagtttatttttatttatttataatggaGAAAAATGTTTATAAAGTGCTGGTGGCTGCAACTGGAAGTGTCGCTGCACTGAAAATACCCATTTTAGCGAGAACGTTGTTAGAATTCAATGAAAACGAGAGCCGATATAAATTTGAGGTTATGTTCTTATCAGTATAGTAAACATTGCAATTAAACaactttgtaaataataatacaacaaatagTACCAACAAGTTTTACGTTATTTACTTGCAGATACGTTTAATAGTGACAGAACATGCAAAACACTTCTTTGAAACCTCCGAGTTGCCTTCTGAAGTGTTATTATTTGAGGACAACTCGGAATGGCAGGCTTGGAAGCGCAGAGGGGACCCGGTGCTGCACATAGAACTGGGCAAGTGGGCCGATATGATGGTCATAGCTCCTTTGGACGCCAATACACTAGCAAAAATGGCACAGGTACAAAATTATGGGCtcagacgatgcgagaactc is a window from the Cydia fagiglandana chromosome 13, ilCydFagi1.1, whole genome shotgun sequence genome containing:
- the LOC134670018 gene encoding phosphopantothenoylcysteine decarboxylase encodes the protein MEKNVYKVLVAATGSVAALKIPILARTLLEFNENESRYKFEIRLIVTEHAKHFFETSELPSEVLLFEDNSEWQAWKRRGDPVLHIELGKWADMMVIAPLDANTLAKMAQGICDNLLTCTTRAWDMSKPLLFCPAMNTRMWEHPITSKQVQVLTEWGHTEIHPISKTLMCGDTGIGAMAEVQTIVEEIRKTACKSFSK